A genomic region of Serratia fonticola contains the following coding sequences:
- the fbaA gene encoding class II fructose-bisphosphate aldolase: MSKIFDFVKPGVITGDDVQKVFAVAKENNFALPAVNCVGTDSINAVLETAAKVRAPVIVQFSNGGAAFIAGKGVKTDVPQGAAILGAISGAHHVHQMAEHYGVPVILHTDHCAKKLLPWLDGLLEAGEKHFAATGKPLFSSHMIDLSEESLEENIEICSKYLTRMAKIGMTLEIELGCTGGEEDGVDNSHMDASALYTQPQDVDYAYEKLNAISPRFTIAASFGNVHGVYKPGNVKLTPTILRDSQEYVSKKHNLPHNALNFVFHGGSGSTAAEIKEAVSYGVVKMNIDTDTQWATWEGILTYYKKNEGYLQGQLGNPEGADKPNKKYYDPRVWLRAAQTSMITRLELAFKELNAVDVL; this comes from the coding sequence ATGTCTAAAATTTTTGATTTCGTAAAACCAGGTGTCATCACTGGTGATGACGTTCAGAAAGTATTCGCAGTTGCCAAAGAGAACAACTTTGCACTGCCAGCAGTAAACTGCGTGGGGACTGACTCCATCAATGCCGTGCTGGAAACAGCGGCGAAAGTGCGTGCTCCAGTTATCGTTCAGTTCTCTAACGGCGGTGCCGCGTTTATTGCGGGTAAAGGCGTAAAAACTGACGTGCCACAAGGTGCTGCAATCCTGGGCGCAATCTCTGGCGCACACCACGTACACCAGATGGCTGAACATTACGGCGTGCCTGTGATCCTGCACACCGACCACTGTGCGAAGAAACTGCTGCCATGGTTGGACGGCCTGTTGGAAGCCGGTGAGAAGCATTTTGCGGCTACCGGTAAACCTCTGTTCTCTTCTCACATGATCGACCTGTCTGAAGAGTCACTGGAAGAAAACATTGAGATTTGCAGCAAATACCTGACTCGCATGGCGAAAATCGGTATGACTCTGGAAATCGAACTGGGTTGCACCGGCGGTGAAGAAGACGGCGTGGATAACAGCCATATGGACGCCTCTGCCCTGTATACTCAGCCACAAGACGTTGATTACGCGTACGAAAAACTGAACGCTATCAGCCCACGCTTCACCATCGCTGCCTCTTTCGGCAACGTACACGGTGTTTACAAGCCAGGTAACGTCAAACTGACACCAACCATTCTGCGTGATTCTCAGGAGTATGTTTCCAAGAAACATAACCTGCCGCACAATGCGTTGAACTTCGTTTTCCACGGCGGTTCAGGTTCTACCGCAGCAGAAATCAAAGAAGCGGTCAGCTACGGTGTGGTTAAAATGAACATCGATACCGATACCCAGTGGGCAACTTGGGAAGGTATCCTGACTTACTACAAAAAGAACGAAGGCTATCTGCAGGGCCAACTGGGTAACCCAGAAGGTGCCGACAAGCCTAACAAGAAATACTACGATCCACGCGTATGGCTGCGTGCTGCCCAGACCTCTATGATTACCCGTCTGGAACTGGCATTCAAAGAGCTGAACGCAGTAGACGTTCTGTAA